In one window of Streptomyces sp. NBC_01224 DNA:
- a CDS encoding GNAT family N-acetyltransferase codes for MNGTESAVAAAAADLAAHRAGVTVTELHGLDEMLAACQVLDRVWRPDPGNPLITPELLRVFAHSGSYVVGVHQDGRMVGFCLGFLATAGLHSHIAGVDESVRGRNVGFAVKLHQRAWALARGITTVTWTFDPLISRNAYFNLAKLGAAPSEYLADFYGAMQDEVNAGTETDRLMVRWELTGGHAVGSAAGTPHIVTVDDAGAHAVVGLDAKPDGGPAVGRRDGDTVLVRIPSEIETLRRTDPPLAREWRYALREVLGGLIAEGHTVTGFTRDGWYVIDKRQERQA; via the coding sequence GTGAACGGTACGGAGTCGGCTGTCGCGGCGGCCGCCGCGGATCTGGCCGCGCACCGTGCCGGCGTGACCGTCACGGAGCTGCACGGACTGGACGAGATGCTGGCGGCCTGCCAGGTGCTGGACCGGGTCTGGCGGCCCGATCCCGGCAACCCGCTGATCACCCCGGAGCTGTTGCGGGTCTTCGCCCACTCCGGCAGTTATGTCGTCGGTGTCCACCAGGACGGCCGGATGGTCGGATTCTGCCTGGGCTTCCTGGCCACCGCCGGACTGCACTCGCACATCGCCGGGGTGGACGAGAGCGTTCGGGGCCGCAATGTCGGCTTCGCCGTCAAACTCCATCAGCGGGCCTGGGCCCTGGCCCGTGGCATCACCACGGTCACCTGGACCTTCGACCCGCTGATCAGCCGCAACGCCTACTTCAACCTGGCCAAACTGGGCGCGGCGCCGAGCGAGTACCTGGCCGACTTCTACGGCGCGATGCAGGACGAGGTCAATGCCGGGACCGAGACGGACCGGCTGATGGTCCGCTGGGAGCTGACCGGCGGACACGCCGTCGGCTCCGCCGCGGGCACACCTCACATCGTCACGGTCGACGACGCGGGTGCACACGCCGTGGTCGGTCTGGACGCCAAACCCGACGGCGGCCCCGCCGTCGGGCGCCGGGACGGCGACACCGTCCTCGTCCGGATCCCCTCGGAGATCGAGACACTGCGCCGCACCGACCCGCCCCTGGCCCGCGAATGGCGGTACGCGCTGCGGGAGGTACTCGGCGGCCTGATCGCCGAGGGGCACACCGTCACCGGATTCACCCGGGACGGCTGGTACGTGATCGACAAACGTCAGGAGAGGCAGGCATGA
- a CDS encoding M20 family metallopeptidase, with the protein MSAIATALEAGLPGLLADIEELVRTESPSGDLAAVADCARVVAGLGTRLTGAAPEWLDGSGRPVLRWRFGSGDRVLLLGHFDTVWPVGSLAGHPFEVAGGRLTGPGCFDMKAGVVQLFHALSVLDDLDGVSVLLTGDEEIGSPTSRTLIEAEARRTRAVLVLEASEGGALKTARKGVSGYELNITGRAAHAGLEPQRGVNTTTELAHQVLALSALADPATGTTVTPTVASSGTTRNTVPDAARLLVDVRVETAAEQVRVDRAMQGLAPVLAGASLGLVGGPDRPPLQASASAELFELARTCYAELGFGPLRGVAVGGGSDGNLTAGAGTPTLDGLGAVGGGAHADDEHVVVAELPRRAALVASLVASLVREPLSVPGRVTS; encoded by the coding sequence GTGAGCGCAATCGCCACCGCCCTGGAGGCGGGGCTGCCGGGCCTGCTGGCCGACATCGAGGAGCTGGTCCGCACCGAGTCACCCAGTGGGGACCTGGCCGCCGTCGCCGACTGCGCCCGGGTCGTCGCAGGGCTCGGCACCCGGCTGACCGGCGCCGCGCCCGAGTGGCTCGACGGCTCGGGAAGGCCCGTTCTGCGCTGGCGCTTCGGCTCCGGCGACCGGGTGCTGCTGCTCGGCCACTTCGACACTGTGTGGCCGGTGGGCTCCTTGGCCGGCCACCCCTTCGAGGTGGCCGGGGGACGGCTGACCGGACCCGGCTGCTTCGACATGAAGGCCGGCGTGGTGCAGCTGTTCCACGCGCTGTCGGTGCTCGACGACCTGGACGGGGTGTCGGTCCTGCTCACGGGCGACGAGGAGATCGGCTCCCCGACCTCGCGCACCCTGATCGAGGCCGAGGCTCGCCGGACCCGGGCCGTACTCGTCCTGGAGGCGAGCGAGGGCGGCGCACTGAAAACCGCGCGCAAGGGTGTGTCCGGCTACGAACTGAACATCACCGGACGCGCGGCGCACGCCGGACTCGAACCCCAGCGCGGCGTCAATACGACCACCGAGCTGGCCCACCAGGTGCTCGCGTTGTCCGCACTCGCCGATCCGGCGACCGGCACCACGGTGACGCCGACCGTGGCCTCCTCCGGCACCACCCGCAACACGGTGCCCGATGCGGCCCGGCTGCTGGTCGACGTACGGGTGGAGACGGCCGCCGAACAGGTCCGGGTGGATCGCGCCATGCAGGGTCTCGCGCCGGTGCTCGCGGGCGCCTCGCTGGGGCTCGTCGGAGGCCCGGACCGGCCGCCGCTGCAGGCGAGCGCGTCGGCGGAGCTCTTCGAACTCGCCCGAACCTGCTACGCGGAGCTGGGCTTCGGCCCACTGCGCGGCGTCGCGGTCGGCGGCGGATCCGACGGCAACCTCACCGCCGGGGCGGGCACGCCCACGCTCGACGGGCTCGGGGCCGTGGGCGGCGGGGCGCACGCGGACGACGAGCATGTGGTCGTCGCCGAACTGCCCCGCCGCGCGGCACTGGTGGCCTCCCTGGTGGCCTCGCTCGTACGCGAGCCGCTGTCCGTACCCGGCCGGGTGACATCGTGA
- a CDS encoding serine hydrolase domain-containing protein, translating to MTDTTDLSARWTARLTELTARHSVPGASLGILHRGELIAEAAVGLANTDAGIETTSDTLFQIGSISKVWTTTVAMALVDEGVLELDAPIVSVLPELRLANEELTRGVTLRHLLDHTSGIDGDLFTDTGRGDDCLEKFAALLGEGTLNHPLGATMSYCNAGFTLLGRVLEVVTGVQWDELMRERLFRPLGLTHTVTLPEEALRFRAAIGHLGDPPVQAPLWGLMRSAGPAGLICSTPREVLQFARLHLDNGVTEDGTKILSAEGVTAMQTLQVELPDPYLLAQAWGLGWFLDTWDGQRVYGHDGGTIGQSAFLRVLPEADLAICLLTNGGDTMSLYRDVFSEIVQELAGVAMRTGIQPATEPVAVDPADYVGVYERLSSRVEIVERDGGLVMLNRITGPLAELTPDTEQEYELHPVEPGLFVVRRPGIKLWVPVVFYTLADGTPYIHHGGRATPKAG from the coding sequence ATGACCGACACCACCGACCTGTCCGCCCGCTGGACCGCCCGCCTCACCGAACTGACTGCCCGTCACTCCGTCCCCGGCGCCAGTCTCGGCATCCTGCACCGTGGCGAACTGATCGCCGAGGCGGCCGTAGGCCTGGCCAACACCGACGCCGGCATCGAGACGACCAGCGACACCCTGTTCCAGATCGGCTCGATCTCCAAGGTGTGGACCACCACGGTGGCCATGGCCCTGGTCGACGAGGGCGTGCTCGAACTGGACGCGCCCATCGTCTCCGTACTCCCCGAACTGCGGCTCGCGAACGAGGAGTTGACCCGTGGCGTGACGCTCCGACATCTCCTGGACCACACCAGCGGCATCGACGGCGACCTCTTCACCGACACCGGCCGGGGCGACGACTGCCTGGAGAAGTTCGCCGCGCTGCTGGGCGAGGGCACTCTCAACCACCCGCTCGGTGCCACCATGTCGTACTGCAATGCGGGCTTCACCCTGCTCGGCAGGGTGCTGGAAGTCGTCACCGGCGTCCAGTGGGACGAGCTGATGCGGGAGCGCCTGTTCCGCCCGCTCGGCCTGACGCACACCGTGACCCTGCCCGAGGAGGCGCTGCGCTTCCGCGCCGCCATCGGACATCTGGGGGATCCGCCGGTGCAGGCCCCGCTGTGGGGGCTGATGCGTTCGGCCGGACCGGCCGGACTGATCTGCTCGACGCCGCGCGAGGTACTGCAGTTCGCCCGGCTGCACCTCGACAACGGCGTCACCGAGGACGGCACCAAGATCCTCTCGGCCGAGGGCGTCACAGCCATGCAGACCTTGCAGGTCGAACTCCCCGACCCGTACCTCCTGGCCCAGGCCTGGGGGCTGGGCTGGTTCCTCGACACCTGGGACGGGCAGCGGGTGTACGGACACGACGGCGGCACGATCGGGCAGAGCGCGTTCCTGCGGGTGCTGCCCGAGGCCGACCTGGCGATCTGCCTGCTCACCAATGGCGGCGACACCATGAGCCTCTACCGGGACGTGTTCTCGGAGATCGTCCAGGAGCTGGCCGGCGTGGCGATGCGCACCGGCATCCAGCCGGCGACGGAGCCGGTGGCGGTGGACCCCGCCGACTACGTCGGTGTGTACGAGCGACTCTCCAGCCGGGTCGAGATCGTGGAGCGGGACGGCGGCCTGGTGATGCTCAACCGGATCACCGGACCGCTGGCCGAACTGACCCCCGACACGGAGCAGGAGTACGAGCTGCACCCGGTCGAGCCGGGGCTGTTCGTGGTGAGGCGGCCGGGGATCAAGCTCTGGGTCCCCGTCGTGTTCTACACACTCGCCGACGGCACGCCCTACATTCACCACGGTGGGCGCGCCACCCCCAAGGCGGGCTGA
- a CDS encoding S9 family peptidase — MTRPLTIDDLYRFEIPGDPALSPDGERVAYTLTTQDAENDRVVRSIWEVRSAGGPSRRLTLGPADTVPRWSPDGTQLAFLREGQLHLLPVDGGEAVALTTPARCPAGAGTPVWSPDGSRIAFSAPATRRDDSAPVVIDALGWKADGVGLIGSVRTQLFVVGAESGEVRQLTEADRHAGSPTWSPDGTQLAYPAQSGPDAAVLGTSAAHVVGVGEEASEPRRVGPAGGLVGPVSWFPDGSALLVVGRNTFGVGHLELLRQPLDGSAPVSLSAALDRNVMGGGPGYPGALPQFHGDNIVFCARDRGATRLYRVDAAGISASPLPAGTGVSGCSVATKAGRAAVVVSDAASFAEIALLDLDAWTSGEPGEPSAGRQPARLTDHMARSLPEIALHPVTEREFTISDGTVVHGMITRAAQTPAGGPLLVDVHGGPHNAWAPHSDPVHLYHQELASQGWTILTLNVRGSDGYGEAFYTAAVGAWGETDEQDILQPVATLVAEGIVDPERIALTGYSYGGYLTCWLSARSDLFAAVVPGGILVDLKSMAGTSEEGHLIAAHEIGDPERLTALSPISHADAVRAPTLILHGGTDDTCPVGQAEQWFHALRSRDVPVRLVVYPGGSHLFLLDGRPSHREDYSRRLIDWVTTHTNTSIR; from the coding sequence ATGACCCGGCCGCTGACGATCGACGACTTGTACAGGTTCGAGATCCCCGGCGATCCCGCACTGTCCCCCGACGGCGAACGCGTCGCCTACACGCTGACCACCCAGGACGCCGAGAACGACCGCGTGGTGCGTTCCATCTGGGAGGTACGCAGCGCAGGCGGCCCGTCCAGGCGGCTCACCCTCGGTCCCGCGGACACCGTGCCGCGCTGGTCCCCGGACGGGACGCAACTGGCGTTCCTGCGCGAGGGGCAGCTCCATCTGCTGCCCGTCGACGGAGGGGAGGCCGTAGCGCTCACCACGCCCGCCCGGTGCCCGGCGGGGGCGGGCACACCGGTCTGGAGCCCGGACGGATCACGGATCGCGTTCTCGGCCCCCGCGACCCGGCGCGACGACAGCGCACCCGTGGTCATCGACGCCCTCGGCTGGAAGGCGGACGGCGTCGGACTGATCGGGTCGGTCCGGACACAACTGTTCGTGGTCGGGGCGGAATCGGGCGAGGTCAGGCAGCTCACCGAGGCCGACCGGCACGCCGGCTCGCCCACCTGGTCGCCCGACGGCACACAGCTCGCCTACCCGGCGCAGAGCGGCCCGGACGCGGCTGTGCTCGGCACCTCGGCCGCTCATGTCGTAGGGGTCGGGGAAGAGGCGTCCGAGCCCCGCCGCGTCGGCCCGGCCGGCGGTCTCGTCGGCCCCGTGAGCTGGTTCCCCGACGGGTCCGCGCTGCTTGTCGTCGGCCGGAACACGTTCGGCGTCGGCCACCTGGAGTTGTTGCGCCAGCCCCTGGACGGATCGGCGCCGGTGTCCCTCAGCGCAGCCCTGGACCGCAACGTCATGGGCGGCGGCCCGGGCTACCCGGGTGCGCTGCCGCAGTTCCACGGTGACAACATCGTGTTCTGTGCCCGCGACCGGGGCGCCACACGCCTGTACCGGGTGGACGCGGCCGGGATCAGCGCCTCCCCGCTGCCCGCCGGAACCGGGGTCAGCGGCTGCTCGGTCGCGACGAAGGCCGGGCGAGCGGCGGTGGTGGTCTCCGACGCGGCGAGCTTCGCCGAGATCGCTCTGCTCGACCTGGACGCCTGGACGTCCGGGGAACCGGGCGAGCCCTCGGCCGGGCGACAGCCCGCGCGACTCACCGACCACATGGCCCGGTCACTGCCCGAGATCGCTCTCCACCCGGTCACCGAACGCGAGTTCACCATCTCGGACGGGACAGTGGTGCACGGCATGATCACCCGTGCCGCGCAGACCCCCGCGGGCGGGCCGCTGCTGGTCGACGTGCACGGCGGCCCGCACAACGCGTGGGCGCCGCACTCCGACCCGGTCCACCTCTACCACCAGGAGCTGGCCTCGCAGGGCTGGACGATCCTGACGCTGAACGTCCGCGGCAGCGACGGCTACGGCGAGGCGTTCTACACGGCCGCCGTGGGCGCCTGGGGCGAGACCGACGAGCAGGACATCCTGCAACCGGTCGCCACCCTCGTCGCCGAGGGGATCGTCGATCCGGAACGGATCGCGCTCACCGGCTACAGCTACGGCGGCTATCTGACCTGCTGGCTCTCCGCCCGCAGCGACCTCTTCGCCGCCGTCGTACCGGGCGGCATCCTGGTCGATCTGAAGAGCATGGCCGGCACCTCGGAAGAAGGACATCTGATTGCCGCCCACGAGATCGGCGACCCGGAACGGCTGACGGCGCTCTCGCCGATCAGCCATGCCGACGCGGTGCGTGCGCCCACCCTGATCCTGCACGGCGGTACGGACGACACCTGCCCCGTCGGCCAGGCCGAGCAGTGGTTCCACGCCCTGCGCAGCCGGGACGTGCCGGTCCGGCTGGTCGTGTACCCCGGCGGCTCGCACCTGTTCCTCCTGGACGGCCGGCCCTCGCACCGGGAGGACTACTCCCGCCGCCTGATCGACTGGGTCACCACGCACACCAACACCTCGATCCGCTGA
- a CDS encoding ABC transporter ATP-binding protein — protein sequence MSSLELRGITVRYGRFTAVENVDLLVPEGTVTGLVGGSGSGKSTLGKAVVGLAPMQSGRVLVAGRSDAGRRRGRSPVQLVFQNPYASLDPRMTIGATVAEALPREAVSRETPARKAPARERRAACDAEVARYLELVGIDPARAVLTPDALSGGQRQRVALARALAARPAVLIADEITSALDVSVQGAVLNLLRRLQRELGFAMLFISHNLAVVRYLSDQVAVMDGGHLVECGPTERVLERPEHPATRNLISCVPTFALAEEAS from the coding sequence ATGAGCTCACTCGAACTGCGCGGGATCACCGTGCGCTACGGCCGCTTCACCGCGGTGGAGAACGTCGACCTGCTGGTGCCTGAGGGCACGGTCACCGGACTGGTGGGCGGATCGGGGTCGGGTAAATCGACTCTCGGGAAGGCCGTTGTCGGGCTGGCCCCGATGCAGTCCGGGCGCGTGTTGGTCGCCGGGAGGAGCGATGCCGGGCGCCGGCGCGGGCGCAGCCCGGTACAGCTGGTGTTCCAGAATCCGTACGCCTCGCTCGACCCGCGCATGACCATCGGCGCAACGGTCGCCGAAGCACTGCCCCGCGAAGCAGTCTCACGCGAAACACCCGCCCGCAAGGCACCAGCACGTGAACGCCGCGCCGCATGCGACGCGGAGGTGGCCCGCTACCTGGAGCTCGTCGGCATCGACCCCGCACGGGCTGTGCTCACCCCGGACGCGCTCTCGGGCGGCCAGCGCCAGCGGGTGGCCCTGGCAAGGGCCCTGGCAGCCAGGCCCGCCGTGCTGATCGCGGACGAGATCACCTCGGCCCTGGACGTGTCCGTACAGGGCGCGGTGCTCAATCTGCTCCGCCGGCTCCAGCGCGAACTGGGCTTCGCGATGCTCTTCATCTCCCACAACCTCGCGGTCGTCCGCTACTTGTCCGACCAGGTCGCCGTGATGGACGGCGGGCACCTCGTCGAGTGCGGCCCCACCGAACGGGTGCTGGAGCGACCGGAGCACCCGGCGACCCGGAACCTGATCTCCTGCGTACCCACCTTTGCCCTCGCCGAGGAGGCGTCATGA
- a CDS encoding dipeptide/oligopeptide/nickel ABC transporter permease/ATP-binding protein produces the protein MSHQDQDSSLRHRLGRTLRTPVGITALTACLLVALVAVFGPVLLGDQAARIDTDAINQGSSAAHLLGTDQLGRDIAARVVVATRLTLRLTLLAAAIGVGGGLLLGVAPAVVGRRLGRLITATVGVLVAFPGLLFLLFLATIFGVGSTGAVFAVGLAMVPPMARLVQNLTASIAGSDYVAAARILGVGRFKLVVRHLLPNIAEPSVLFATQAAGGILVAFSGLSFLGLGVQPPEYDWGRLLNEQLNRIYVNPAAALAPGAAVVLTGLMFGLVGEVLAQAGGRRAPQAREATPQQQVKPQDEAAPDGDGGALVRARDLRVTFPGGRQAVRGISLSIGVGEAVGLVGESGSGKSLTALALADLVPHPGRVFAGTLRFDGHDLRADPRLGTELAMVFQDPMASLNPALRVGRQLAEVAEVHLGETRGQATARAVDRLGAVRIPSPERRARQRPHEYSGGMRQRAVIAMGLMGEPKLIIADEPTTALDVAVQQQVLDLLAEVREDSGAALLLISHDLAVVAQVCERVLVMYGGLIVEDLPVAQLVGGAAHPYTRALVGAVPTMATDPGTELATIPGRPPEPGETGAGCPFAPRCERARERCHDDAPELAGFGPGRHVACWYPVDAVSAGAPDRATSHGAEATS, from the coding sequence ATGTCTCATCAGGACCAAGACAGCTCGCTACGGCACCGGCTGGGGCGCACACTCAGGACGCCGGTCGGAATCACCGCTCTCACCGCCTGCCTGCTGGTGGCGCTGGTCGCCGTGTTCGGGCCCGTCCTGCTCGGCGATCAGGCCGCGCGGATCGACACGGACGCGATCAACCAGGGCAGCAGTGCCGCCCATCTCCTGGGCACCGACCAGCTCGGCCGCGACATCGCCGCCCGTGTGGTGGTGGCGACCCGGCTGACCCTGCGACTCACTCTGCTGGCAGCCGCGATCGGGGTCGGCGGCGGGCTGCTGCTCGGTGTGGCACCGGCGGTCGTGGGCCGACGCCTCGGTCGGCTGATCACCGCCACCGTGGGCGTACTGGTCGCCTTTCCCGGGCTGCTGTTCCTGCTCTTCCTCGCCACGATCTTCGGGGTGGGCAGCACCGGCGCGGTGTTCGCCGTGGGGCTGGCCATGGTCCCGCCCATGGCACGGCTGGTGCAGAACCTGACCGCGTCGATCGCGGGCTCGGACTATGTCGCTGCGGCACGGATCCTCGGCGTGGGCCGATTCAAGCTGGTGGTACGTCATCTGCTCCCCAACATCGCCGAGCCGTCGGTGTTGTTCGCCACCCAGGCGGCAGGGGGCATCCTGGTCGCCTTCTCCGGCCTCTCGTTCCTCGGACTGGGCGTACAGCCGCCGGAGTACGACTGGGGGCGGCTGCTCAATGAGCAGTTGAACCGGATCTATGTGAACCCGGCCGCGGCACTCGCGCCCGGCGCGGCCGTGGTCCTCACGGGGCTGATGTTCGGGCTGGTCGGTGAAGTACTCGCACAGGCCGGCGGCCGACGTGCGCCGCAGGCCCGGGAGGCGACGCCGCAGCAGCAGGTGAAGCCGCAGGACGAAGCAGCCCCTGACGGTGACGGCGGGGCATTGGTCCGGGCGCGGGATCTGCGGGTGACGTTCCCGGGCGGGCGCCAGGCCGTACGCGGGATCTCGTTGAGCATCGGCGTGGGAGAGGCCGTCGGCCTGGTCGGCGAATCGGGTTCCGGAAAGAGCCTGACCGCGCTGGCCCTGGCGGACCTCGTCCCGCATCCCGGACGGGTCTTCGCCGGCACCCTTCGCTTCGACGGGCACGATCTGCGGGCGGACCCGCGCCTGGGCACCGAACTGGCCATGGTCTTCCAGGACCCGATGGCCTCGCTCAATCCGGCCCTGCGCGTGGGGCGCCAGCTCGCCGAGGTGGCCGAGGTGCACCTCGGCGAGACCCGGGGACAGGCCACGGCACGCGCCGTCGACCGGCTCGGCGCCGTCCGTATCCCCTCGCCGGAGCGGCGCGCCCGGCAGCGGCCGCACGAGTACTCCGGCGGGATGCGACAGCGGGCCGTCATCGCGATGGGCCTGATGGGGGAGCCGAAACTGATCATCGCCGATGAGCCGACCACGGCGCTCGACGTGGCCGTCCAGCAACAGGTGCTCGACCTGCTCGCCGAGGTACGTGAGGACTCCGGTGCCGCGCTGCTCCTGATCTCGCACGACCTCGCCGTCGTCGCCCAGGTCTGCGAACGGGTCCTGGTGATGTACGGAGGCCTGATCGTCGAGGACCTCCCGGTTGCCCAGCTGGTCGGCGGCGCGGCCCATCCGTACACCCGGGCACTGGTGGGGGCGGTTCCGACGATGGCCACGGATCCCGGCACCGAGCTGGCGACGATCCCCGGCCGACCGCCGGAACCGGGGGAGACCGGCGCGGGATGCCCCTTCGCGCCGCGCTGCGAACGCGCCCGGGAACGCTGCCACGACGACGCCCCCGAGCTGGCCGGCTTCGGGCCGGGCCGACACGTCGCCTGCTGGTACCCGGTGGACGCGGTATCGGCAGGCGCCCCCGACCGGGCCACCTCACACGGAGCGGAGGCAACGTCATGA
- a CDS encoding ABC transporter permease, translating to MATITLNSLGTTVRSPWVGFALRRTWRLMVSLAALVTAAFAMIHLIPGDPVRTALGTAADPALIAARRHSLGLDQPLLKQYGDFVVHLFQGRLGDSIGAQMPVSEIISSRLPATLQIAVPAFVLILLLAIPVGMTAAVLTKDGRRRRGELAFTGVTGFLGAVPEFLLAVGLIAAFAVAWPVFPVASRGGMESYVLPVLALSVVPAATLSRIVRVETLRVLGEDYMRTARAKRLPARLRYLRHALPNLLTSSLTLGGLLFSSLLAGTVLVENVFAWPGLGTTIVQAITEKDYPLVQGVVLVYGAAALLITFAVDVAVAVADPQSTVRGS from the coding sequence ATGGCGACGATCACCCTGAACTCCCTGGGTACGACGGTTCGCAGCCCCTGGGTCGGATTCGCCCTGCGCCGCACCTGGCGGCTGATGGTGTCGCTGGCCGCGCTGGTCACGGCAGCCTTCGCGATGATCCATCTGATCCCCGGCGACCCGGTGCGGACGGCCCTCGGCACCGCCGCCGACCCGGCGCTGATCGCCGCCCGCAGACACTCGCTCGGCCTGGACCAGCCGCTGCTGAAGCAGTACGGCGACTTCGTGGTCCATCTCTTCCAGGGCCGGCTCGGTGACTCGATCGGCGCACAGATGCCCGTCTCCGAGATCATCTCCAGCCGGCTCCCGGCGACCCTGCAGATCGCCGTCCCCGCGTTCGTACTGATCCTGCTGCTTGCCATCCCGGTCGGGATGACGGCGGCCGTGCTGACCAAGGACGGCCGCAGACGGCGCGGCGAGCTCGCCTTCACTGGTGTCACCGGCTTCCTGGGCGCGGTGCCCGAATTCCTGCTGGCGGTCGGGCTGATCGCGGCGTTCGCCGTGGCCTGGCCGGTCTTCCCGGTGGCGTCGCGGGGCGGCATGGAATCGTACGTACTGCCGGTGCTGGCCCTGAGCGTCGTCCCGGCGGCCACGCTGTCGCGCATCGTCAGGGTGGAGACCCTGCGGGTGCTCGGCGAGGACTACATGCGTACGGCGCGGGCGAAGCGACTTCCGGCCCGGCTGCGCTATCTGCGGCACGCGCTGCCCAATCTGCTGACCTCCTCGCTCACCCTGGGCGGCCTGCTGTTCAGTTCGCTGCTCGCCGGCACCGTACTGGTCGAGAACGTCTTCGCCTGGCCCGGCCTCGGCACGACGATCGTCCAGGCGATCACCGAGAAGGACTATCCGCTGGTCCAGGGCGTCGTGCTGGTCTACGGGGCTGCCGCACTGCTGATCACCTTCGCCGTCGACGTGGCCGTGGCCGTCGCCGACCCCCAGTCCACCGTCCGCGGGAGTTGA
- a CDS encoding ABC transporter substrate-binding protein — protein sequence MASTAGTETSSRTTRRTRSAAAVATVLGLVATAAACDGGSSADGGDGSTVVLAVAADPGTLSPTTALASTAISMNSFAYDTLVHFAADGSLIPGVAEKWSATPTTAQFTIRSGVTCEDGSPLTADDVAAEYNHIADPKNQSPLLGLSVPVTAVAKADRANRTVTVTTTKPAPFIVQMARLLPLLCKKSLAAPNALAKATGASGPYRLTEAVPGDHYTYVKRDGYAWGPRGSTGAGLPGKLVFKVVANESTAANLLMAGQISGALISGADQERLDAAGVKNESIEALFGQFLFNQAVGRPGADPAVRKALVSVLDLKQLGNVATGGKGKPATAIGETTPTPCTGDTVTGNLPGHDPAQAAAALTAAGWAKTGGTWTKGGKPLTVGLSYPTNQGAQVASAVELAVQQWTSFGVKASAKPTGSSSILSTLSGGDWDVAWAPIGVTLPDQLTQFYDGPPPPKGNNFGSITNPDYHRLAAQASARIGAPGCALWEAADAALVKDVDIVPIVSRPLRYYGKGITFKVDGAGIIPSTLRRSAG from the coding sequence ATGGCCAGCACCGCAGGCACGGAGACGAGTAGCAGAACCACGCGCAGGACCCGGTCGGCGGCCGCGGTGGCCACGGTGCTCGGCCTGGTCGCCACCGCGGCCGCCTGCGATGGCGGCTCGTCCGCCGACGGCGGTGACGGGTCGACGGTGGTGCTCGCCGTCGCCGCCGACCCGGGCACACTCAGCCCCACCACGGCGCTGGCCAGCACGGCAATTTCGATGAACTCCTTCGCGTACGACACGCTCGTGCATTTCGCAGCCGACGGTTCGCTGATTCCAGGGGTGGCCGAGAAATGGTCCGCCACGCCCACCACCGCGCAGTTCACCATCCGCTCCGGAGTGACCTGCGAGGACGGCTCGCCGCTCACGGCGGACGATGTGGCCGCCGAGTACAACCACATCGCCGATCCGAAGAACCAGTCTCCGCTGCTCGGGCTGTCCGTCCCCGTCACCGCTGTCGCGAAGGCCGACAGGGCGAACCGGACCGTCACCGTGACCACGACGAAACCCGCGCCATTCATCGTGCAGATGGCCCGGCTGCTGCCGTTGCTCTGCAAGAAGAGCCTGGCGGCGCCCAACGCGCTGGCCAAGGCCACCGGCGCGAGCGGACCGTACCGGCTGACCGAAGCGGTTCCGGGCGACCACTACACGTATGTCAAGCGGGACGGATACGCCTGGGGGCCCCGCGGATCCACCGGCGCGGGCCTCCCCGGCAAGCTGGTGTTCAAGGTGGTCGCCAACGAGTCGACCGCAGCCAATCTCCTGATGGCCGGACAGATCAGCGGGGCGTTGATCAGCGGTGCCGACCAGGAACGGCTGGACGCGGCCGGGGTGAAGAACGAGAGCATCGAGGCGCTGTTCGGGCAGTTCCTGTTCAACCAGGCCGTCGGCCGTCCGGGCGCCGACCCGGCGGTGCGCAAGGCCTTGGTCTCCGTACTGGATCTGAAGCAGCTCGGAAACGTGGCCACCGGCGGCAAGGGCAAACCCGCCACCGCGATCGGCGAGACCACCCCCACCCCCTGTACCGGCGACACGGTGACCGGGAACCTCCCCGGCCATGACCCCGCGCAGGCCGCCGCCGCGCTCACCGCCGCCGGCTGGGCGAAGACCGGCGGCACCTGGACCAAGGGCGGCAAGCCCCTCACCGTCGGGCTCAGTTATCCGACCAATCAGGGCGCACAGGTCGCCTCGGCAGTCGAACTGGCCGTCCAGCAGTGGACGTCATTCGGCGTGAAGGCATCGGCGAAGCCCACGGGTTCCTCCAGCATCCTCAGTACCCTCAGCGGCGGCGACTGGGACGTCGCCTGGGCACCCATCGGAGTCACGCTCCCGGACCAGCTGACCCAGTTCTACGACGGGCCGCCACCGCCCAAGGGCAACAACTTCGGCTCCATCACCAACCCCGACTACCACCGCCTCGCCGCGCAGGCCTCGGCCAGGATCGGCGCCCCGGGATGTGCCCTGTGGGAAGCGGCCGATGCCGCCCTGGTCAAGGACGTCGACATCGTGCCCATCGTCAGCAGGCCGCTCCGGTACTACGGAAAGGGCATCACCTTCAAGGTGGATGGCGCCGGCATCATTCCCAGCACTCTGCGGCGGAGCGCCGGCTGA